The Patescibacteria group bacterium DNA segment TTAATTCTCCGGAATGATTAAAGAAAAACTCACAACCTTGCCGAACCAAATCTTTTAATTCTTGATCCAGCTGCTCCTGATCAGCCAAAAGAATTGTTTTTCTTTTCCGATAAAACGCTTCTCTTTGTTTGTTCAGAACATCGTCATACTCTAAAATATGCTTTCTGATATCAAAGTTAAAGCCCTCAATTTTTTGCTGGGCTGAATTAATCGCTTTGGAAACAAACTCGTTTTCAATTGGCAGGTCATCAGGCAGATTAAGTTTCCGGATTAAACCCAAAATCCGATCAGAGCCAAACCGCCTCATCAGCTCGTCTTCTAAAGAAACAAAAAACTGGGACGAGCCCGAATCGCCTTGCCGGCCGGCCCGGCCGCGCAACTGGTCATCAATTCGCCTGGCTTCATGCCTCTCGGTGCCAATCACATGCAAACCGCCAAGTTGTTTAACCTGCTCTGCGGCAACTGGATCCGGAGGGTTGCCGCCCAAAATAATATCTACTCCTCGGCCGGCCATATTAGTCGCCACGGTCACCGCATTTTTTTCTCCGGCCTGGGCAATAACCTCGGCTTCTTTTTCATGATTTTTCGCGTTCAAAAGCGAGTGCTGAATCCCCTCTCTTTTTAAAAGTTTGGAAAGATACTCATTTTTCTCAATTGAGATTGTTCCGACTAAAAGCGGCTGGCCTTGCTGATACCGCTTTTTTATTTCTTCAACTAAAGCTTTAAGCTTGGCTTTTTCAGAAACAAAAATCTTGTCCGGCAGATCTCTCCGAATCATTGGTTTATTGGTTGGAATCGGTAAAGACTGAAGCTGATAAACTTTAGCGAACTCTTCAGCTGAACTTAAAGCGGTGCCGGTCATGCCTGATAAAACTGGATAAAGCCGAAAATAATTTTGGATCGTCACTGTTGCCATAGTCCGATTTTCTTCTTGAACTCTCAAATTTTCTTTTGCTTCCAGGGCTTGGTGCAAGCCGCCAGAATAACGCCGGCCATGCATCAACCGACCGGTAAACTCATCAACAATAATTATCTCTCCATCCTTAGCAACATAGTCCCTGTCCCGCTGAAACAGAAAATTGGCTTGCAAGGCTTCTTCTAAATGGTGGATTAAAACCAAGTTGTTTTCTTCGTAAATATCCCGGCCCAAAAGATTTTTCAGTTTTTCTGCCCCGGCCTCGGTGAGAAAAACCTTTTTCTTTTTCTCTTCCACCTCAACATCCTCGCTCGGCTTAAGCCGAGGAATAATTTTGGCAAATTCTTTATAAATCCTGGTCGCATCTTGATCCGGCGCCGAGATAATTAAAGGCGTTCTCGCTTCATCAATCAGAATGCTGTCAACCTCGTCAATAATAGCAAAATAAAGCGGACGCTGGACCAAATCCTTTTCCTGGTAAGCTAAATTGTCCCTGAGATAATCAAAACCAAACTGGTGGTTGGTTCCATAAACAATATCCGCCTGATAAGCGGTTTTTCTCTCCACCGGTTTTAAAAACTCGTGAAAGACTTTAAACCCGCCCAGCTTATCCCGTTCTTTATCTCCCAGCCCCTGCTTCCAATCAGGATCGTATAAAAACGCTTGTTCATGAACCAAACAGCCAACTGACAATCCCAAGAAATAATAAATCTGGCCCATCCAAACTGCATCGCGCTGAGCCAAATAATCATTTACGGTAACAATATGAACGCCCTTGCCGGTCAAGCCATGAAGATAAGCCGGCAAAGTTGCGGCCAAAGTTTTGCCTTCGCCGGTTTTCATCTCGGCAATTTTCCCCTGGCTCAAAACTATCCCGCCCAGGACCTGGACATCAAAATGCCGCTGGCCTAAAGTTCTTTTCGCCGCTTCTCTGACCAAAGTAAAAGCTTCGGGCAAAACCGCTCCCAAATCTTTTTCTTTCCCAGACTGAACCTGCCCCTTTAAAGTCAAGCTTTTCTGCTTGATCTCTTGATCAGAAAGAGAAGCTAAATCTTTTTCTTGCTGATTAACCAACTCAACCAAAGGCAATAATTTTTCAATTGCTTTTTGGTTAGCATCTTTAAAAAATTTTCTAAAAAATTTAAACACTTAGCCTTTGTCAGAAACAATTTTTTTCTTTGCTTGCCTCGCCCCTTTTCTAACCTTAGTTAATGATTTGTTTTTTTCAGTTTTGACCTGGCGAGCTATTTCTTCTTCGACAATATCAATCAAGGCGTAGATATCGCCGCCTTTCTCTTGGGTCCGAATAATTTTCTTCGGCAGATGCAGGTTCAGAACCAGCTCTAAAATCTTGCCTTCTCGCTGATGGGAAATTCTGGCAATGGAAACCTCAAACAAAAACTCGCCATCAAACCGAGAAAGAAGCTTTTCTGTTTTGCCAAGCTTCTTTTCTAAGTAATTTTCAATCGCCGGAGTCAGTTGAAAATCATTAGTAGAAAGCTGAAGTTTCATAATTAATCAAGTTTAACTCAAAATCTTTGTTTTGACAAACAAAAACCCCGCTTTGGCTTAAATTAAAAGCGGGGCTTTGTTTTCCTATCCCTGAATTATTTTCTTTTTTTAGCTGCGGCCTTTCTCTTTGGCGCCGCTTTTCTTTTGGGCGCTGCCTTTTTAGCCGCGGCTTTTCTTTTTTTTACTGCCATGGTTTTTAAAAAAATTTAATTGGCAAGCGTCGACCTTGAAAAAATTCAACACTTGCCAAAAGAACTTACAAAAAAATTAAAACAATCTTTTAATTTAATTTTAAGTAAATAAAATTTGTTTGGCAATTGTGGATAACTCAAAATCAAGAATTTTTTGAAAAATTCTTGATTTTAAATCTTCAATTATCAACTTTTAATTTTTAATCAAAACCCAATAAATAAAGTACTTAAAAAACTTTATTACTAAAACCAATCAACTGCACTTCTGGCTCCAATTCAACTCCAAATTTTTGGAAGACTTTTTTTCTTGCTAATTTTGCCAATTTAATCACGTCTTCGGCCTTAGCATCTTTAAAATTAATCAAATAATTGCCTTGATGATCAGCGATCTTTGCTCCGCCAAAGATTTTACCCAGCAAACCAACTTGCTCAATCAAAAAACCGGCTGCCACCTCCTGGCCGGAAAAGGCGCATTTAGGCAAGTTTTTTAAGGCTTTTTTGGCAAATTTGCCCTGGGAAACGTTTTTGAAAAAACTGCCCGCGCTTTTAAATTTATTTGGATAACGAATCTGGCGATAAGCCAAAATTGCCTGTCGGATATTCTCCAAAACCTTTCTGTTGCCCGGTTCCAATTCAAATAAACCTTGCCAGATAGCAAATTTAGTTCTCTTGAAAAAGCTGTCCCGATAGCTGAACTGACAATTAAGTTTAGAAAATTTTTTAAAATCTCTGCCATTAAAAACCTCTGCTTCAACTAAATAATCAGAGATTGATTTCCCATAAGCGCCGGCATTGCCGTAAATAGCGCCGCCAACTGTTCCGGGAATACCGGACAAATATTCCAAACCGCGGAGATTGTTTTCAACGCTTTTCTTAACTAGACTGTCTAAACCAAAACCAGCGCCAACTTTAATTTTGTTTTTAGAAATTTCAAAGTCTTGATTGGTAATCAGGATTACCGCAGCATTGATTGTTTTCTTATCATTAATCAATAAGTTGCTGCCTCCGCCTAAAATTAAAATTGGCAAACTCTCTTTTAAAGCCAACTCGCAGCCGGTGACTAAATTCTGTTTGGTTTTTGCCTGAATAAAAAATCTGGCTTTGCCGCCAATCTTAAAACTGGTATAAGGCTTTAGGGAAATATTTTTTTGAACCTTAAACATTAATCAGATTATCTTGGCAAAAAAACTCTTAATGCTATAATTATAGCAGTTTTCTCCGGCCTGGCCCCGGCTAAGCAGCACTCGCTTATTTATTTTGACAGGAGTAAACTCTTAGCCGGGACCAGGATAGAGAAACAAAGCATAATTAATCCCGATCAATTCAATGAAATTTAACTTCTATAAAAAGCCGGTGAGAGAATCATTTGACACCGAGAAAGCGATTAGAAAATCAGAATCTAGTCCGGAAACAATTGCTTATTTGCAAGCCGAGATTCAACGAATAAGACAAGAACTTCAAGCGCTTCAGGCAAGACTAGGTGTTTTAAGGCAAAATTCAGAATCAGGAAAGGCCGAGGCACAACTGGGAACCGGCAGAGCAATCCATTCTTTAGAATCACAGATTCAAACAAAACAGCAAGAGCTGCGGGGTGCCCAAAATCACTTAGCCAAAGCATAGGGGCAAGCTCTAGACTAGATTTTTGGCAACTTTTTGCGGCGAAGCTAAAACCTAATAAAATAATCCAGAGCTGGTCTAACTCTTTTATTAAGCATCATCAATGCTTGTAAGCAATTAACAAAAAGTGTTGAGCCACCGCCAAAATTCAGTGCGGGGTTGGCTTCGTTAGAGAACGCTGCGCCAAAGGCGCGACTTCAGTTGTTTACCCCGTTAGAGATTTCATCTCTAACGGGATTTACAGCGACTTTTCTCTAACGGGGTTGATTTCTCCGTAAGTCTGTGCTATAATAGCAACATAAGCGAGTGTGTCTAATTCGCGATTTTTCACGAAGCAGACAGCTCCTGTCATTGAATCACGCCTTTATTTATAGAGGCGTGATTTAATTTATGGTATATTTATCAATATGCCCGGCAGTAGAAATTTGACAGCGCCTGACGCCATCTATTTACTGGGGAACAAGAAATACAGGAAAATCGAGTTTAAAAATAATTAAATTCAAAAAAACCAAAGATAGTTAAAAATTAGTCAAATTTTCACTACCGGGTATGCTTAAATTAAAAGCTCTGTTGGCAAAAAAAATTCCTTTCTGGCTTTCCTTAACAGCCATTTTTATTTTTCTAATCATTGCTATAGTTTTATTTTTTATTTACCGGCAAGTAGTTTATCAATACCAATTAGTGCTTCAGGATGAAAACCAGATCGCTTCAGCTTTTAATTTAGAATACGGCTCTTGGCCCAAAATGGCTGAACCAGGATTTTTCAGCCGAGTCAAAAACCAGCTCGTCAATGATAGAGCTAACTTTATTGAAGCCAATCTCTCAACTATGGAAATTGCTCTTTATGAAAGCGGCCAAGAAATAAAAAAGGCCAAGATAGTCGGCAAGGGCAAGGAAGGTTCTTGGTGGGAAACCCCGGCTGGAGTTTATAAAATTGAAACCAAAGAGAAGATCCATTTTTCCTCAATCGGCCAGGTTTATATGCCTTATTCAATGCAGTTTCAAGGCAATTTTTTTATTCACGGCATTCCTTATTATCCTGACGGCCGAGAAACCGAGCTAAGTTATACTGGCGGCTGTATTAAGCTCTTTACCAATGACGCCAAAGAAATCTTTGAAAAAGCCGAGTTAGGTATGCCGGTTTTAGTTTTTGAAAAAGATTTTGAAACTGACCAGTTTTCTCATTCAGTCAAACAGCCAAAAGTCTCGGCTGACCAATATTTAGCAGTTGATTTGAAAAACAATTTTGTTTTTTTCCAAAAAAACTCTCAAGAGGTGGTCTCGATTGCCTCGTTAACCAAACTAATGACTGCTTTAATTGCCACTGAATATATTAATTTGGAAAAAGAAATCACGATTACCGGCACAATGCTGACTTATACCACTGTGCCAAGACTAAAGATCGGCCAGGTTTATTCTGCTTATGATCTGCTTTTCCCGTTAATGTTAGAATCTTCTAATGAAGCAGCTCAGGCGTTAAGCTACTTCACCGGACCCCAAAGGTTTATTGAGCTAATGAACAAAAAAGCCAAAGCTTTAGGAATGGAAAAAACTATTTTTGCCGACTCCTCCGGCATCAGTCCGGTCAGCGCTTCTAATGCCGAAGACTTGTTTGTTCTGGCAAAATACCTTTATTTTAACCGCAACTTTATCTTAAAAATCAGCACTGGCGAGACTTTGGCCTCGGCT contains these protein-coding regions:
- the secA gene encoding preprotein translocase subunit SecA, translated to MFKFFRKFFKDANQKAIEKLLPLVELVNQQEKDLASLSDQEIKQKSLTLKGQVQSGKEKDLGAVLPEAFTLVREAAKRTLGQRHFDVQVLGGIVLSQGKIAEMKTGEGKTLAATLPAYLHGLTGKGVHIVTVNDYLAQRDAVWMGQIYYFLGLSVGCLVHEQAFLYDPDWKQGLGDKERDKLGGFKVFHEFLKPVERKTAYQADIVYGTNHQFGFDYLRDNLAYQEKDLVQRPLYFAIIDEVDSILIDEARTPLIISAPDQDATRIYKEFAKIIPRLKPSEDVEVEEKKKKVFLTEAGAEKLKNLLGRDIYEENNLVLIHHLEEALQANFLFQRDRDYVAKDGEIIIVDEFTGRLMHGRRYSGGLHQALEAKENLRVQEENRTMATVTIQNYFRLYPVLSGMTGTALSSAEEFAKVYQLQSLPIPTNKPMIRRDLPDKIFVSEKAKLKALVEEIKKRYQQGQPLLVGTISIEKNEYLSKLLKREGIQHSLLNAKNHEKEAEVIAQAGEKNAVTVATNMAGRGVDIILGGNPPDPVAAEQVKQLGGLHVIGTERHEARRIDDQLRGRAGRQGDSGSSQFFVSLEDELMRRFGSDRILGLIRKLNLPDDLPIENEFVSKAINSAQQKIEGFNFDIRKHILEYDDVLNKQREAFYRKRKTILLADQEQLDQELKDLVRQGCEFFFNHSGELKEQVSNFNQLAQLPEETEAELLKAASLTEIQSLIFHQIKNKTLPGELIKNIFLRTLDLLWMEQLEAMEHLRDTVALRSYGQRDSLAEYKHEGHQMFKALWQNFSWSSLISLIRIQYDSAQAG
- the murB gene encoding UDP-N-acetylmuramate dehydrogenase — encoded protein: MFKVQKNISLKPYTSFKIGGKARFFIQAKTKQNLVTGCELALKESLPILILGGGSNLLINDKKTINAAVILITNQDFEISKNKIKVGAGFGLDSLVKKSVENNLRGLEYLSGIPGTVGGAIYGNAGAYGKSISDYLVEAEVFNGRDFKKFSKLNCQFSYRDSFFKRTKFAIWQGLFELEPGNRKVLENIRQAILAYRQIRYPNKFKSAGSFFKNVSQGKFAKKALKNLPKCAFSGQEVAAGFLIEQVGLLGKIFGGAKIADHQGNYLINFKDAKAEDVIKLAKLARKKVFQKFGVELEPEVQLIGFSNKVF
- a CDS encoding L,D-transpeptidase family protein translates to MLKLKALLAKKIPFWLSLTAIFIFLIIAIVLFFIYRQVVYQYQLVLQDENQIASAFNLEYGSWPKMAEPGFFSRVKNQLVNDRANFIEANLSTMEIALYESGQEIKKAKIVGKGKEGSWWETPAGVYKIETKEKIHFSSIGQVYMPYSMQFQGNFFIHGIPYYPDGRETELSYTGGCIKLFTNDAKEIFEKAELGMPVLVFEKDFETDQFSHSVKQPKVSADQYLAVDLKNNFVFFQKNSQEVVSIASLTKLMTALIATEYINLEKEITITGTMLTYTTVPRLKIGQVYSAYDLLFPLMLESSNEAAQALSYFTGPQRFIELMNKKAKALGMEKTIFADSSGISPVSASNAEDLFVLAKYLYFNRNFILKISTGETLASAYGQPKFTGLANFNKPKYSGSIWDNFIGGKIGLTRASKETIVSLFELEIRGEKRPVAVIVLGSDNYFQDVEAIVNQIKAAYE
- the raiA gene encoding ribosome-associated translation inhibitor RaiA; translation: MKLQLSTNDFQLTPAIENYLEKKLGKTEKLLSRFDGEFLFEVSIARISHQREGKILELVLNLHLPKKIIRTQEKGGDIYALIDIVEEEIARQVKTEKNKSLTKVRKGARQAKKKIVSDKG